One Streptomyces umbrinus genomic window, GGCCAGCAGGATCCGGCCGTGCCGGAAACGCTCGGCGACGAACGCGTTCATCACCCAGTGCTGAACCCGCGACACATCGGCTCGTACGCCCGCGTCGGGTCCGAGGGCACGCGAGACGAGCCCGGGCCAGTCGGTGCGCTCGGCGTCTTCGGGGGTGGGGCCGAGCCAGGCCCAGCCGCCTTCGGGGTAGAGCGGGAGGAAGGATCCGTGCGCGGTGAAGTAGACCCCGGCGGGCTGGTCGGCGCACCAGCCGTCGAGGTCGGCCTCGAACACGACGGTGGTGACGGCCGCCAGCACTCCGGGACCGGTGGTGCCGATTCCCAGCAGCTGCCGGACGGTGGAGTGCGCGCCGTCGGCGGCGAGAACATGGCGGGCGCGGACGCGGGTCTCCTCCCCGCTCCGGTGGTCGACGAGTACGGCCACAACGCCGTCGGCTTCCTCGGTGAGGCCGACGAGCTCGGCACCGAACCTCATTCGTGCGCCTGCCGCGGCGAGCAGGGTGGGTTCCAGCCGATCCTGCGAGGTGACGACGCCGGTCACGGGGCTTTCGGGAATCGGCGCGTTGATCCCGACCATCGCCGCTGTGGCGAAGTTGCGCTCGTGCAGAGTGTCCCGGAAGCGGATACGGCCGTACTCCGGCCCGAAGGCGCCGGCCGCGATCTCACCGGCGAGCCCGAGCCCGCGGTAGATCTCCATCGAGCGCACGTTGACCAGCCGCGACCGCGGGAAGGGGGACAGCTCGCCGTGCTTCTCGACCAGCGACACCCGCACGCCCCAACGCTCCAGCAGCGCGCAAGCGGTGAGCCCGACCGGCCCGCCACCGACGATCAGTACGTCCACCTCGGCGTCCGCCACGGACATGTCGAGCTCCTTCTGCTCACGTTGGACCCTTTGGATCTTTGAACTCTTGGATCTGAGCCAAGCCACACTCCTGACCATGCCTCTCCTGATGATCGACCTCGACAACACTCTGGTCGACCGCGACACCGCCTTCCGGGAGGCGGCGTCGGTCTTCCTCGTCGAGAACTCGCTCCCCGTCGATGACCTCGCGTGGCTGATGTCCGTCGACGCCAGTGGCCATACGCCGAGGCACGATGTCGCCCGGGCCCTGTCCGAGCGGTACGCGGCGGCCGTCCCCGGGGCCACCGTCCGGGACTTCCTCGACCGGGGCGCGGCCGATCGTGTCGAACTGACGGGGGCCGCTCGCGACGCGCTCGACCGAGCCGTCGACACCGGATGGACGTGTGTGATCGTCACCAACGGCCGTGTCGCGCAACAGGAGGCGAAGATCCGGGGCACCGGGCTCGACGGGATCGTCCACGGATGAGTGATCTCCGAGGCGGTCGGGTGGAAGAAGCCCGCGCCGGAGATCTTCCGTGCGGCGGCGGCCGCCGTGGGGGCGCCCCTGCGCGGGGCCTGGGTGATCGGGGACTCGGCGCACGCCGACATCGGCGGCGCGAACGGACTCGACGGTGTCCGGAGCGTGTGGGTGTCGGGCGGCCGGCCATGGGCCGACGAGACGTTCAGGCCTACGCACATCACCGACGACGTCGCATCCGCCCTCGACCACGTCGTCGGCGGGCACCGCAACAGCGGGGGCCATTACTGAAAACGATTGTCATCATGCTACGGTCGGCGCCACGTCTCCATTGACCATCCCTTTACCCGGAGTGCTCCGTGCGCCTGCCCGCCCGCCTTCTCCCCCTCTCCGCGGTCACCGCGGCCTCCGCCCTGCTGCTCACCGGGTGTTTCTCGGAATCCGCCTCGGACGGTTCCGCGGGCGACTCCGCGGGCGGCGACGGCAAGCGCGTACGCGTGGCGATGATGAATCCGCCGCGCTCCGGGCTGTCGCCGCTGTCCGACGACGCGTTCAAGCTGTCGCGCTGGTCGACCGCCGAGACGCTGGTGACGCTCGACGCGGACGGCGACGCCGAGCCCGCCCTCGCCACCAAGTGGCAGCGGAACGGCCGGACCTGGACGTTCGAGATACGGGACGGCGTCACCTTCCACGACGGTACGAAGCTCACCGCCGAGTCCGTCGTCCGGTCGCTCACGAAGGCCGCGACCGCCTCCCCCAAGCCGCGCATCCTCGACGGCGTGGACCTGACGGTGAAGGCCGACGGCGACTCGGTCGCCGTCACCACCGGCACCGAGGACCCGCTCGTTCCGCAGCGGCTGAGCTCGCCGCAGCTGTCGATCCTGGCGGCGAAGGCGTACCGCGGGAAAACCGTCAGCCCGGTCGGCGCGGGCACCGGCCCCTTCGAACTGACGAAGGTGAACGGCACGTCGTCCGCGACCCTCGACCGCTACGACGACTACTGGGGCGGCACGGCCAAGTCCCCCGGTATCGATGTGAAGTTCGTGCCCGACGGCACCGCGCGCGCGGCCACCCTGCGCAGCGGCGAGGCCGACGTCGTCGAGGCGGTACCGGTGTCGCAGGCCGCGCTGCTCGACAAGGACCTGGTCACCGAGGTGCCGATGCCGCGCACCAACACCCTGTACCTGAACACCGGGAGCGGCCCCTTCAAGGACGCCTCCCTCAGGGCCGCCGCCCGCGAAGGCCTCGACGCCGAGTCGATCGTCAAGGGCGTGTACGAGGGCCGCGCGGACGTCGCGAAGGGCCTGCTGGGCCCGGCCCTCCCCTGGGCCGCCGACCTGCGGAAGCCGGTCGAGCGCGCCAAGTCCGGTGACCCGAACGGCAGGACGATCACGATCGGTACGTTCACCGACCGCGCCGAACTCCCCGAGGTCGCCCAGACGCTGCAACAGCAGCTCCAGCGGGCCGGGTTCAAGGTGAAGCTGGACGTGCGCGAGTACGCGAACATCGAATCCGACGCGCTGGCAGGCGAGTTCGACGCGTTCATCCTGTCCCGGGCGACCGTCCTCGACTCGGGCGACCCGGCCGCGTACCTCTACAGCGACTTCGGTTCGAAGGGTTCCTTCAACATCTCGCAGCTCTCCGACAAGAAGGTCGACGCCGCACTGGAGAGGGCCGCCGGGACGAAGACCGGTGACGCGCGCCGCCGGGCCGTCATCGACGCGGAGGCCGCGGTGCTGGCCACCGACGCCGCGATCCCGATGCTCCACGAGCGTGTCATCCAGGGCGACGCGGCCGGTGTCGTGAACGTCGAGCACGACCCGCGCGAGCGTGCTCTGATCACCGCGGACACGTACGTCAAGTGACGTTCATGGCACACCAGTTCACACCTGGCGGCCGGGCCGCGCTCACCCGGCTCGGCTGCCTCGCCGCGGTTCTCGCCGCCGTCGGCCTGCTCCCCTGGCTCTCGGGCCGCGACCCCGCCCTCACCGTCCTGCGCGCCCGCTCGGCCGAGCAGGAGGGCACGCCGGAGGCCCTCGCCGCGATTCGAGCCGATCTCGGCCTGGACGCGGGTCCCCTTTCCCTGCTGGGGAGTTGGCTCTCCGGCCTGCCGCGCGGCGACCTCGGCACGTCCTGGGTGTCGGGCACCGACGTCCTCCCGTCGGTCGTCTCCGGACTCCAGGTGTCGCTCGCCCTGATGGGCGCGGCGCTCGGGGTCGCCCTTCTGGTGACCTGCGCGGTGGTCGCTCCCGTACTCGTACGAGGCAGGGGGTCGGCCGGCGCGTTCGCTGCGATGCTCGCCGCACTGCCCGAATTCCTGCTGGCCACGGTCGCGTTGCTGGTGTGCGGGGTGTGGCTGGGCGTGCTGCCGACCTCCGGCTGGCAGGGCCCGCAGTACATGGTGCTGCCCGCCGTCGCCCTCGGCGTTCCCGCGGGCGGACTGCTCGGCAGGCTGGTCGCGGACGCGCTGCCGCCCGTCCTCGACGAGCGCTGGGTGGAGCTGTGGCGCGGTGCCGGGGTCAGCAGGGCACGCATCTCGGCCGCCGCCCTGCGTCGCGTACTCCCGCCGCTGGTACCGCAGTTCGGAATGGTCGCCGTCGGACTGACCGGCGGGGCGGTCGCCGTGGAAACGGTGTTCGCGGTGCCGGGCATCGGACGTACGGCGCTGGGGGCGGCCAAGTCGCAGGACCTGCCGCTCCTTCAGGGGTCGGTCCTCGCGCTGCTCGCCCTCGGCCTCGTCACGGGCGCGGCGGCGGCCCTCGTACGACGCCGACTGCTGGGCCCCGCCCTTCGCGACGCGGGGTTGACGCTGCCCGCGGCCCGCCCTGTTCGCGCGCACCCGGCCGTCCCGCTGACGCTCGGGATCACGCTGCTGACCTGCGTCGGCTGGGGCCTGCTGCGCGACCCGTACACGGTGGACACCAACTCCCGCCTCCAAGCGCCCTCCTGGGCGTATCCACTCGGCACGGACGGGCTCGGCCGCGACGTGCTGGCGCGGCTCGGGCACGGCGCGGCGTCGACGATCGGCACGGCGACCGCGGTCTGTCTGGCCGGCCTCGTCCTCGCGCTCGCCCTCGGTTTCCTGCCGGCCGTGGCGTCGGGCGCCTCGGACATCGCCAACGCGCTGCCGCCCGTCATCGCCGGAATCCTGGTCGCGGCCGTCGTGGGCCCCGGCACGGGCGGGGCCGCGCTCGCCGTGGCCCTGCTCTCCTGGCCCGCCCTGTCGTCGCACGCGGCGGCGTTGGTGCAGGAAGTCCGTGCGTCGACGTTCCTGCTGGCCCAACGAGCCATCGGGGCAAGCCCGTCGTGGATCCTCACCCGCCACGTCCTGCCCTCGGTGGCGGCCCCGGTCGCCCGCCACGCCCTCCTGCGCCTCCCCGGCATCGCCCTGGCCCTGGCCTCCCTCGGCTTCCTCGGCCTCGGCGCCCAGCCGCCCGCACCGGAGTGGGGCCTCCTCCTGGACGAGTCACGGGCCTACGTGGAACGCGCCCCGTGGGCTGCCCTGGCCCCG contains:
- a CDS encoding ABC transporter permease subunit, giving the protein MAHQFTPGGRAALTRLGCLAAVLAAVGLLPWLSGRDPALTVLRARSAEQEGTPEALAAIRADLGLDAGPLSLLGSWLSGLPRGDLGTSWVSGTDVLPSVVSGLQVSLALMGAALGVALLVTCAVVAPVLVRGRGSAGAFAAMLAALPEFLLATVALLVCGVWLGVLPTSGWQGPQYMVLPAVALGVPAGGLLGRLVADALPPVLDERWVELWRGAGVSRARISAAALRRVLPPLVPQFGMVAVGLTGGAVAVETVFAVPGIGRTALGAAKSQDLPLLQGSVLALLALGLVTGAAAALVRRRLLGPALRDAGLTLPAARPVRAHPAVPLTLGITLLTCVGWGLLRDPYTVDTNSRLQAPSWAYPLGTDGLGRDVLARLGHGAASTIGTATAVCLAGLVLALALGFLPAVASGASDIANALPPVIAGILVAAVVGPGTGGAALAVALLSWPALSSHAAALVQEVRASTFLLAQRAIGASPSWILTRHVLPSVAAPVARHALLRLPGIALALASLGFLGLGAQPPAPEWGLLLDESRAYVERAPWAALAPAVALALLAGLAVSSAAYAEGGRSRTATQPSSGPRLRAISRAAVSTLRPRKEPTR
- a CDS encoding ABC transporter substrate-binding protein, translating into MRLPARLLPLSAVTAASALLLTGCFSESASDGSAGDSAGGDGKRVRVAMMNPPRSGLSPLSDDAFKLSRWSTAETLVTLDADGDAEPALATKWQRNGRTWTFEIRDGVTFHDGTKLTAESVVRSLTKAATASPKPRILDGVDLTVKADGDSVAVTTGTEDPLVPQRLSSPQLSILAAKAYRGKTVSPVGAGTGPFELTKVNGTSSATLDRYDDYWGGTAKSPGIDVKFVPDGTARAATLRSGEADVVEAVPVSQAALLDKDLVTEVPMPRTNTLYLNTGSGPFKDASLRAAAREGLDAESIVKGVYEGRADVAKGLLGPALPWAADLRKPVERAKSGDPNGRTITIGTFTDRAELPEVAQTLQQQLQRAGFKVKLDVREYANIESDALAGEFDAFILSRATVLDSGDPAAYLYSDFGSKGSFNISQLSDKKVDAALERAAGTKTGDARRRAVIDAEAAVLATDAAIPMLHERVIQGDAAGVVNVEHDPRERALITADTYVK
- a CDS encoding HAD family hydrolase, whose amino-acid sequence is MISEAVGWKKPAPEIFRAAAAAVGAPLRGAWVIGDSAHADIGGANGLDGVRSVWVSGGRPWADETFRPTHITDDVASALDHVVGGHRNSGGHY